One Curtobacterium sp. BH-2-1-1 genomic region harbors:
- a CDS encoding aldo/keto reductase encodes MHTRHLGQGLEVSALGLGAMGMSQGYGPNPGDRDEMIDVLRGAVDIGVTFFDTAEVYGPYANEELVGEALETVRDQVVTATKFGWDIRDGASVGLNSRPEQIRAVADASLARLRTETIDLFYQHRVDPDVPIEDVAGAVGELVAAGKVRHFGLSEASAGTIRRAHATFPVTAVQSEYSLWTRDPEEEVLPTLRELGIGFVPFSPLGKGFFTGTVGTDTAFADGDIRGKIPRFDPENRSANQVLVDHVAELAGRRGVTPGQIALAWLLAQEPSIVPIPGTRRLSRVLENAAATAVALSADDVADLDALTRRLGVQGNRYNDVHMGYVGR; translated from the coding sequence ATGCACACTCGACACCTCGGACAAGGACTGGAAGTGTCCGCGCTCGGACTCGGAGCGATGGGCATGTCCCAGGGCTACGGACCGAATCCCGGCGATCGTGACGAGATGATCGACGTCCTCCGCGGCGCCGTCGACATCGGCGTGACCTTCTTCGACACGGCGGAGGTGTACGGCCCCTACGCGAACGAGGAACTCGTCGGCGAGGCACTGGAGACGGTGCGCGACCAGGTCGTCACCGCGACGAAGTTCGGCTGGGACATCCGGGACGGGGCGAGTGTCGGCCTGAACAGCCGGCCGGAGCAGATCCGCGCGGTCGCCGACGCGTCGCTCGCACGGCTGCGGACCGAGACGATCGACCTCTTCTACCAGCACCGAGTCGACCCGGACGTCCCGATCGAGGACGTCGCCGGGGCGGTCGGCGAACTGGTCGCCGCAGGCAAGGTGCGGCACTTCGGTCTCTCCGAAGCCTCCGCCGGCACCATCCGACGTGCGCACGCGACCTTCCCGGTGACCGCCGTCCAGAGCGAGTACTCGCTCTGGACGCGGGACCCCGAGGAGGAGGTCCTCCCCACCCTCCGCGAGCTCGGGATCGGGTTCGTCCCCTTCAGCCCGTTGGGCAAGGGCTTCTTCACCGGCACGGTCGGCACGGACACCGCCTTCGCCGACGGCGACATCCGAGGGAAGATCCCCCGGTTCGACCCGGAGAACCGCTCGGCCAACCAGGTCCTGGTCGACCACGTGGCCGAACTGGCCGGACGACGCGGCGTGACCCCGGGGCAGATCGCGCTCGCCTGGCTCCTCGCGCAGGAGCCGTCGATCGTGCCGATCCCCGGGACCCGGAGGCTGTCCCGGGTCCTCGAGAACGCCGCTGCGACCGCGGTGGCGCTCTCCGCGGACGACGTCGCCGACCTCGACGCCCTCACCCGGCGGCTCGGGGTCCAGGGGAACCGCTACAACGACGTGCACATGGGCTACGTCGGCCGCTGA
- a CDS encoding alcohol dehydrogenase catalytic domain-containing protein, with protein sequence MRVIGLERFGGPEVLESIELPDPRPASGEVRVRVRAAAVNPVDTIIRSGHFAGNDDLDAGPVVPGTDIVGTIDEIGPDQPAGTDFTVGDDVIAFVAPHGAHGGYSELVTVPALSAARRPATMAVEHAASFLSNALTAAVALEALALRPGDTLAVTGATGAVGGYLVELAARQRVTVVAAAAADEVDLVRGFGAAHVLHRDGDFVDGVLAFTDGRGVDALADPAVLTDRVVGAVRDGGQIAFFLPNDSHPGRGITVFRSYVMHSTARHDLITELVELAASGAITTRVAGVVPAAEAASAHARHEQGGTRGRFILAF encoded by the coding sequence ATGCGCGTGATCGGACTCGAACGTTTCGGTGGCCCGGAGGTACTCGAGTCCATCGAGCTCCCCGACCCCCGTCCGGCCTCCGGTGAGGTACGCGTCCGCGTGCGGGCAGCCGCCGTGAACCCCGTCGACACCATCATTCGTTCCGGCCACTTCGCAGGCAACGACGACCTCGACGCCGGTCCCGTCGTGCCCGGCACCGACATCGTCGGCACGATCGACGAGATCGGTCCGGATCAACCTGCCGGCACCGACTTCACCGTCGGTGACGACGTGATCGCGTTCGTCGCTCCGCACGGGGCCCACGGCGGGTACAGCGAACTCGTGACGGTTCCGGCGCTGTCCGCCGCCCGGAGGCCAGCGACCATGGCGGTCGAACACGCAGCGTCGTTCCTCTCGAACGCGCTGACCGCTGCCGTCGCCCTCGAGGCACTCGCGCTCCGACCCGGCGACACGCTCGCCGTGACCGGCGCAACAGGAGCCGTGGGCGGGTACCTCGTGGAGCTCGCTGCCCGGCAACGGGTGACGGTCGTCGCGGCAGCAGCCGCGGACGAGGTCGACCTCGTCCGCGGCTTCGGCGCTGCACACGTCCTCCATCGGGACGGCGACTTCGTCGACGGGGTCCTGGCGTTCACGGACGGGCGCGGAGTCGACGCACTCGCAGACCCCGCGGTCCTCACCGATCGCGTGGTCGGGGCCGTCCGGGACGGCGGACAGATCGCCTTCTTCCTCCCGAACGACAGCCACCCCGGCCGGGGCATCACCGTCTTCCGGTCCTACGTGATGCACTCGACGGCTCGGCACGACCTCATCACCGAACTCGTCGAGCTCGCGGCGTCGGGAGCGATCACGACCCGGGTCGCAGGCGTCGTCCCGGCGGCAGAAGCTGCGTCGGCCCATGCTCGGCACGAACAAGGAGGCACTCGGGGGCGCTTCATCCTCGCGTTCTGA
- a CDS encoding helix-turn-helix transcriptional regulator: MDKGELAAFLRSRRERLRPEDVGLPSGPRRRTPGLRREEIAVLAHISTEYYARLEQGRAPRPSDVVLGGIAGALRLTSEESDHLHRLAGTAPTPSGLHRRDVRPSVLALLERLPHTAGIVLSATFEVLAWNDLAAALMEDFSLLPPRDRNLARKTFLAAEQPPETIYGISDEIEFQEGVVTQLRNAHAMYPSDPIVAELIDDLQTGSAEFARLWKRHDVQTPPPLRKTFRRTPVGAITVNCDSLAITERDQHLVLYTAPAGSRDAENLALLEVIGSEPLTARRDL; the protein is encoded by the coding sequence ATGGACAAGGGTGAGCTCGCAGCGTTCCTCCGAAGTCGCCGAGAGCGTCTTCGGCCGGAGGACGTCGGATTACCGTCGGGACCACGCCGCAGAACACCGGGACTGCGCCGGGAGGAGATCGCCGTTCTCGCGCACATCTCCACCGAGTACTACGCCCGTCTCGAACAGGGCCGCGCTCCTCGACCCTCGGACGTCGTCCTCGGTGGTATCGCAGGTGCTCTCCGTCTTACGTCCGAGGAGTCCGACCACCTGCACCGGCTCGCCGGCACCGCTCCGACCCCGTCGGGCTTGCACCGTCGCGACGTTCGACCGAGCGTTCTCGCGCTCCTCGAACGACTCCCGCATACCGCCGGCATCGTCTTGTCCGCCACCTTCGAGGTGCTCGCGTGGAACGATCTCGCAGCAGCCCTCATGGAGGACTTCTCGTTGTTGCCGCCGCGCGACCGCAACCTCGCGAGGAAGACCTTCCTCGCCGCAGAGCAACCACCGGAGACGATCTACGGAATCTCGGACGAGATCGAATTCCAGGAGGGCGTCGTCACGCAGCTCCGCAACGCTCACGCCATGTACCCCTCAGACCCCATCGTCGCGGAACTCATCGACGACCTCCAGACCGGCAGCGCCGAGTTCGCACGGCTCTGGAAACGGCACGACGTCCAGACGCCGCCACCCCTGCGGAAGACGTTTCGCCGTACACCGGTGGGGGCGATCACCGTCAACTGCGACTCCCTCGCCATCACCGAACGCGACCAGCACCTCGTGCTCTACACCGCGCCGGCAGGCTCACGCGACGCCGAGAACCTCGCCTTGCTGGAGGTCATCGGCTCCGAGCCACTCACCGCCCGGCGTGACCTCTGA